Within the Arthrobacter sp. UKPF54-2 genome, the region ACAACCCACCGTCTCCGGCCTCGTCGCCGCCGTCATCGCAGCCCTGGACCCGGGCCACCCGGCCCCGGACCGCCAAGCCCACCCTCCCGTCCACCCGCAGACCGTGAAGGACCAGCCATGAGCTTCCCGACCCACCGCCCCCGCCGGCTCCGCACCACGCCCGCCATGCGCCGGCTGACGGCCGAACACCGCCTCGCCGCCGCCGAACTCATCCTCCCGGCGTTCATCCGTGAAGGCCTCACCGAGCCGAACCCGATCGCCTCGATGCCGGGCGTGCAGCAGCACACCACCGACTCACTCAAACGCGCCGCCGCCGAGGCCGTGCAGCTGGGCGTCGGCGGCATCATGCTCTTCGGTGTCCCCGCCGAACGGGACGCCCGCGGCACCGCATCGCTGGACCCCGACGGTGTGCTGAACAAGGCCATCCGGGACGTCAGGGCCGAGGTCGGCGACGAGCTGGTCATCATGAGCGACGTCTGCCTCGACGAGTTCACCGACCACGGCCACTGCGGCGTCCTGGATAAGCACGGCTACGTGGACAACGACGCGACCCTGGAGATCTACGGGCAGATGGCCGTGGCGCAGGCCGAGGCCGGCGCGCACGTGCTGGGGCCCTCCGGCATGATGGACGGCCAGGTCGCCGTGATCCGGCAGGCGCTGGAGCAGGCAGGCCACGCCAACACCGCCGTCGTGGCCTACGCCGCCAAGTACGCGTCCGCGTTCTACGGCCCGTTCCGCGAGGCTGTCGACTCGCAGCTGACCGGGGACCGGCGCACCTACCAGATGGACGCCGCCAACCGCCGCGAAGCCATCCTTGAGGTGGAACTGGACCTCGAGGAAGGCGCCGACATGGTGATGGTGAAACCCGCCATGAGCTAC harbors:
- the hemB gene encoding porphobilinogen synthase, translated to MSFPTHRPRRLRTTPAMRRLTAEHRLAAAELILPAFIREGLTEPNPIASMPGVQQHTTDSLKRAAAEAVQLGVGGIMLFGVPAERDARGTASLDPDGVLNKAIRDVRAEVGDELVIMSDVCLDEFTDHGHCGVLDKHGYVDNDATLEIYGQMAVAQAEAGAHVLGPSGMMDGQVAVIRQALEQAGHANTAVVAYAAKYASAFYGPFREAVDSQLTGDRRTYQMDAANRREAILEVELDLEEGADMVMVKPAMSYLDILADVAAMSPVPVAAYQISGEYSMIEAAAANGWIDRRAAITESVLGIKRAGANMVLTYWASELASWLKETR